A stretch of Desulfotalea psychrophila LSv54 DNA encodes these proteins:
- a CDS encoding thioredoxin domain-containing protein, with the protein MKLQDKLDAIRTEFAESASVEVIKIMHRVNEDLKHSGILGKVLKVGDQVPDFTLADTTGNAIPLSSYLEKGPLVLTFFRGQW; encoded by the coding sequence ATGAAACTACAAGACAAACTTGACGCCATCCGCACCGAGTTCGCAGAGAGTGCATCTGTAGAGGTGATTAAGATCATGCACCGAGTCAATGAAGATCTGAAGCACTCCGGTATCCTCGGCAAGGTGCTGAAGGTTGGAGATCAGGTGCCAGATTTCACCCTTGCCGATACTACTGGCAACGCTATCCCCCTCTCCTCCTATTTGGAGAAGGGGCCTCTTGTGCTCACCTTTTTCCGAGGACAGTGGTGA
- a CDS encoding TetR/AcrR family transcriptional regulator: MGRHKEYDTQKVLDAATLEFLDKGYKGASVNDLVKATKLNKHSMYQEFGSKDGLFSECLDNYVRAIDQGGGHVLRRQPLGLANIEEFFRYRLDYAYARSGNGCLLVTTVVERSQLGEMALKLLEYHWDLQKADFELCLRAAQVQGHIPKEKHIKGLTNYLFALLVGVLVMVKGGADRPSIDEVVGLAMVSVRR, from the coding sequence ATGGGTAGACATAAAGAGTATGATACCCAGAAAGTTCTGGACGCAGCTACCTTAGAGTTTCTGGATAAGGGTTATAAAGGGGCCTCTGTTAATGACTTGGTTAAGGCGACCAAGCTTAATAAGCATAGCATGTATCAGGAGTTCGGTAGTAAAGATGGTCTTTTTAGTGAATGTCTTGATAATTATGTCCGGGCCATTGATCAGGGGGGGGGGCATGTGCTGCGTCGCCAGCCCCTGGGTCTGGCAAATATCGAGGAGTTCTTTCGTTATCGGCTTGATTATGCCTACGCAAGAAGCGGCAATGGTTGTCTGTTGGTCACCACGGTGGTTGAGAGGTCGCAGCTTGGTGAGATGGCCCTAAAGCTGTTAGAGTACCACTGGGATTTGCAAAAGGCTGATTTTGAGCTCTGCCTCCGCGCCGCTCAGGTCCAGGGGCATATCCCCAAAGAGAAGCATATTAAGGGCCTGACAAACTACCTTTTTGCCCTCTTGGTTGGCGTGCTTGTTATGGTCAAGGGCGGCGCCGATCGGCCATCCATTGACGAGGTGGTTGGTCTGGCCATGGTAAGTGTAAGGCGATGA
- a CDS encoding zinc ribbon domain-containing protein → MKSEQKPKGPWINRFATHFFTLSLAVLIFWSLGFLVQDIKSIRGPRYVEIEKQHIDSALVGKSTTLKGEITDLGRRIVSMKEDQRVVGDSSQNLQQTIQQLIELQKLSIQKGVALPDTEQSDLSTTLSKFLQSQENYQGFSTELSKLMAEKQGLEGEKRALEQSLDKQRKPARAEYNRLNRAHRLKLAALQLLILLPLLVLAAILILKKRGSIYFPLFFAFGGATLLKVTLVIHEYFPKKYFKYILIGVLLIAVARLLIHFIRVVAFPKAQWLTKQYREAYECFLCPVCEYPIRRGPRKFLYWTRRTVGKVALQREYLGEDEAYTCPACGTCLHEECPVCHKIRHALLPHCQHCGAERD, encoded by the coding sequence ATGAAGAGTGAACAGAAGCCCAAGGGGCCGTGGATAAATCGTTTTGCCACCCATTTTTTTACCCTGAGTCTGGCCGTTCTGATCTTCTGGTCTCTTGGTTTTCTGGTGCAGGATATCAAGTCCATCAGGGGGCCGCGTTATGTGGAGATTGAGAAACAGCATATAGATTCTGCTCTGGTGGGGAAGAGCACAACCCTTAAGGGGGAGATAACCGATCTGGGCCGGCGGATTGTCAGCATGAAGGAGGATCAGCGGGTTGTCGGCGATAGCTCCCAGAACCTTCAGCAGACCATCCAGCAGCTTATTGAGCTGCAGAAACTGAGCATTCAGAAGGGAGTTGCCCTGCCGGATACGGAGCAGAGTGATCTCTCAACCACCCTGAGCAAATTTCTCCAGAGTCAGGAAAACTATCAGGGCTTTAGTACGGAGCTGTCGAAGTTGATGGCCGAAAAGCAAGGGCTTGAAGGGGAGAAGAGGGCCCTGGAACAGAGCCTGGATAAGCAACGCAAACCCGCTCGGGCAGAGTATAATAGGCTCAATCGGGCCCATAGGTTGAAGCTTGCGGCTCTGCAACTCCTTATCCTCCTTCCTCTTCTCGTTCTGGCCGCCATTTTGATCCTTAAAAAACGTGGAAGTATCTATTTCCCACTTTTTTTCGCCTTCGGGGGAGCGACCCTGCTCAAGGTCACCCTGGTCATCCATGAGTATTTCCCTAAAAAATATTTTAAGTATATTCTCATCGGCGTTCTCCTTATTGCGGTGGCCAGACTCCTTATCCACTTTATCAGGGTGGTGGCCTTTCCTAAGGCACAGTGGTTGACAAAACAGTATCGAGAGGCCTATGAATGTTTTCTCTGTCCGGTCTGTGAGTATCCCATCCGGCGCGGGCCCCGTAAGTTTCTCTACTGGACCCGAAGGACAGTGGGTAAGGTAGCCCTGCAGAGGGAGTACCTCGGTGAGGATGAGGCATATACCTGTCCTGCCTGCGGTACCTGCCTTCATGAGGAGTGTCCGGTTTGCCATAAGATTCGTCATGCCCTTCTGCCTCACTGCCAGCACTGTGGCGCTGAGCGGGATTAG